The Mercurialis annua linkage group LG2, ddMerAnnu1.2, whole genome shotgun sequence genome contains a region encoding:
- the LOC126668527 gene encoding uncharacterized protein LOC126668527, giving the protein MGVVFFLKKIRETFGVRDEMCIISDRHESISKAVEKIYPEAHHGICTYHLFNNVKARYRKAKGEIREHFFGAAKAYNIEQFEKHMKELDKVDPKIREYLKEVGLEKWTTIKSRNSRYSTMTSNFAESLNATNIAARELPITIMLEFLRSLVQKWSHANRERARATKTDMSKTAEEMLNENYIQSLHLTVSPANDNIYTVTKTITPFSVDLEKGTCCCNIFQIDRIPCAHAVAVIRKYNKNPLLYCTKYYMTETYINTYSHTVYPMTNKSTWNIPQEVKEVIVLPPESRTKSGRPKKKRFVAGHEKRSKNTCSVGK; this is encoded by the exons ATGGgagtggttttttttttaaagaaaattagagAAACATTCGGAGTAAGAGACGAAATGTGCATAATCTCCGATCGACATGAAAGCATCAGCAAAGCAGTTGAAAAGATATATCCCGAGGCGCATCATGGGATATGCACATACCATCTCTTTAACAATGTCAAAGCGAGATATAGAAAAGCGAAAGGAGAAATCAGAGAACACTTTTTTGGTGCAGCGAAAGCATACAATATTGAGCAGTTTGAAAAACACATGAAAGAACTTGACAAGGTAGACCCGAAAATAAGGGAATATCTCAAAGAAGTCGGATTAGAGAAATGGACAACGATTAAATCACGAAACAGTAGGTATTCGACGATGACGTCCAACTTTGCTGAGTCATTGAATGCCACAAACATAGCTGCAAGAGAACTGCCAATAACGATTATGCTAGAGTTTTTACGTTCACTTGTGCAAAAATGGAGTCATGCAAATAGAGAGCGTGCAAGGGCGACGAAGACAGACATGTCAAAAACAGCTGAAGAAATGTTGAATGAAAACTACATTCAGTCTCTGCATCTAACG GTCAGCCCTGCAAATGACAATATATATACTGTCACAAAGACAATAACGCCTTTCTCGGTCGATTTGGAGAAAGGAACATGCTGCTGCAACATATTTCAAATAGATAGAATACCGTGTGCTCATGCAGTTGCTGTGATAAGGAAATACAACAAGAATCCTTTACTCTATTGCACCAAGTACTACATGACTGAGACATACATCAACACATACAGCCACACCGTTTATCCCATGACAAATAAATCAACATGGAATATACCACAAGAAGTTAAAGAAGTCATCGTGCTCCCGCCAGAATCAAGAACAAAATCCGGCAGACCGAAGAAAAAAAGATTTGTGGCAGGTCATGAAAAAAGATCAAAGAATACGTGTtctgttggcaaataa
- the LOC126668528 gene encoding uncharacterized protein LOC126668528, whose translation MRDETMDATVASYMKCFSNYLPKYLKQFDFYSMRNSQASFALCSSFDSRYNPFTVVNVADLPIQSNSDCGAFVCLFAEYFIDSKPIPPTFSRHKMELYRNCLTQDLVKYGRWKIEKGYSSNAEGTVKLRRELRKKKT comes from the exons ATGAGGGATGAGACGATGGATGCGACTGTGGCAAGTTATATGAAGTGTTTTAGTAACTATCTTCCAAAGTATTTGAAACAATTCGATTTTTATTCGATGAGGAATAGTCAGGCATCATTTGCTCTGTGTTCTAGTTTTGACAGCAGATACAATCCATTTACTGTTGTAAATGTTGCTGATTTGCCAATCCAAAGCAATAg TGATTGTGGAGCATTTGTCTGTTTATTTGCGGAGTATTTCATTGATTCGAAGCCTATTCCCCCAACATTTTCTAGACATAAAATGGAATTGTACCGTAACTGCCTTACTCAAGATTTGGTTAAATATGGGAGGTGGAAGATTGAAAAGGGGTATTCAAGTAATGCTGAAGGAACTGTCAAACTTCGACGAGAATTGAGGAAGAAGAAAACCTAA